Proteins from a single region of Leuconostoc gasicomitatum LMG 18811:
- a CDS encoding glycoside-pentoside-hexuronide (GPH):cation symporter, protein MKSNKQSMSSRMSYAFGAFGNDVFFATLSTYFIMFVTTHLFNSGNAAQNDRMISIITLVIFLLRFVELAIDPFIGNAIDNTVSRWGKFKPWVVIGGTVGSIALVILFTNMGGLNKSNPIVYLVLFALIYITMDIFYSFKDIGFWSMIPALTFDSREREKTATFARIGSTLGANLVGVVVMPLVLFFSLNRNGGTGDTRGWFWFAVIVAGVAWISSIVVGIGTKEVDSDLRKNKEKTSFKNVMHILTHNDQLMWIALAYGLYTTGITLVNSLELYYFTFILGNASAFTIFAGINVFTGLISVALFPKLADKLNRRSLFFWCILTMTVGIILFVIAGTSLPLVILAAQLFAIPQPLVFLVVLMTISDSVEYGQLKLGHRDESLTLSVRPLLDKLAGAISNGVVGLTAVAAGMTTGATAASITGSGQLIFKVIMFGVPFVVIILGTFVFYKKVTLTEKKHAEIVDQLEKTWGKEFVVSSSDNDIIVPKLAIGQSTFNAPIAGKLIALSDVKDKTFSSGSLGDGFGIIPSDGRVYAPFDGIVRVAFSTRHAVGLVSDSGVVTLIHIGIGTVAMRGTGFITYFERGQHVKKGDLLIEFWDKSIKDAGFDDTVIVTITNSTALSSLEHTKKSGSIVDKNDIILHLSKD, encoded by the coding sequence ATGAAGTCTAACAAACAATCTATGTCATCGCGCATGTCATATGCATTCGGTGCGTTTGGTAATGATGTGTTTTTCGCAACACTTTCAACGTATTTCATTATGTTCGTCACTACTCACCTTTTCAACAGTGGTAATGCCGCTCAAAATGATAGAATGATTAGCATTATTACCTTGGTTATTTTTCTATTGCGCTTTGTAGAATTAGCCATTGATCCCTTCATTGGTAATGCAATTGATAATACAGTTTCGCGATGGGGAAAATTCAAACCTTGGGTTGTCATTGGTGGAACAGTTGGCTCAATTGCCTTAGTGATCTTATTTACTAATATGGGCGGTTTAAACAAATCTAACCCCATTGTATATCTTGTGCTCTTTGCACTGATCTACATTACAATGGATATCTTCTATTCCTTCAAGGATATTGGATTTTGGTCGATGATTCCCGCACTGACATTTGATTCTAGAGAACGTGAAAAGACAGCAACATTTGCCCGTATCGGCTCGACATTAGGCGCTAATTTAGTCGGTGTTGTTGTTATGCCGCTTGTTCTTTTCTTCTCCTTGAATCGTAATGGTGGTACTGGTGATACTCGCGGTTGGTTCTGGTTTGCTGTCATTGTAGCCGGTGTCGCATGGATCAGTTCTATTGTCGTTGGAATTGGTACAAAAGAGGTTGATTCAGATCTTCGTAAAAACAAAGAAAAAACCAGCTTTAAAAATGTTATGCACATTTTGACACATAACGATCAACTAATGTGGATTGCATTGGCTTATGGCCTCTATACAACTGGTATAACACTTGTGAATTCACTCGAGCTTTATTATTTCACCTTTATTTTAGGTAATGCCTCCGCGTTCACAATCTTTGCTGGTATAAACGTTTTCACTGGATTGATCTCAGTCGCATTATTTCCTAAACTGGCTGACAAACTCAATCGTCGCAGCTTGTTCTTCTGGTGCATACTGACCATGACAGTCGGTATTATTCTATTTGTTATTGCTGGCACGTCACTGCCACTAGTTATTCTTGCAGCACAATTATTTGCTATCCCTCAACCATTAGTATTCTTAGTCGTGTTAATGACAATCTCTGATTCTGTCGAATATGGTCAGCTCAAGCTTGGTCACCGTGATGAATCACTCACATTGTCAGTACGTCCCCTATTGGATAAATTAGCAGGTGCCATTTCAAATGGTGTTGTTGGTTTAACAGCAGTTGCTGCTGGTATGACAACTGGTGCAACTGCAGCTTCAATCACTGGTTCAGGGCAATTAATTTTTAAAGTTATTATGTTTGGCGTCCCATTTGTTGTGATTATTCTCGGTACATTTGTTTTCTACAAAAAAGTCACATTGACAGAAAAAAAGCACGCTGAAATTGTGGATCAACTCGAAAAAACTTGGGGCAAAGAATTTGTGGTCAGTTCAAGTGACAACGACATTATTGTACCCAAATTAGCTATCGGGCAATCAACATTTAATGCGCCAATTGCTGGAAAATTGATTGCACTTTCCGATGTCAAAGATAAAACATTTTCTTCAGGGTCACTTGGCGATGGTTTCGGTATCATCCCCTCTGATGGTCGTGTTTATGCCCCATTTGATGGCATCGTTCGTGTTGCGTTTTCAACAAGACATGCAGTTGGTTTGGTTTCAGATTCAGGTGTTGTTACACTTATTCACATTGGTATTGGTACAGTAGCCATGCGTGGTACTGGTTTTATAACATACTTTGAACGTGGACAACATGTTAAAAAGGGTGATCTCTTGATTGAATTCTGGGATAAATCAATTAAAGATGCTGGATTTGATGATACGGTTATTGTTACTATAACCAATTCAACTGCGCTATCATCCTTGGAGCACACTAAAAAATCCGGTAGTATTGTTGACAAAAATGATATTATATTACATTTATCAAAAGATTAA